A DNA window from Pontiella agarivorans contains the following coding sequences:
- a CDS encoding hemin-degrading factor, translating to MNQVHTNEAAAELRENYRKLIEEKPMRIRNAAAALGVSEGQLLASRVGENVIRLKSEAQAILEQMEPLGKVMALTRNEDCVNERKGVYKNYNFSKHGPMVVGTFVGADIDLRLFMNHWNFCFAVTDQVQDRTMRSLQFFDKSGTAVHKIYMTDESNLDEYEKLVERFTSDEQPCWIEVEAYDPPAAPPEDGEVDWQKFRAAWEAMRDTHDFFPLLRKYKVDRQQAFRNVGDDIAYPVSNDASKRLLEAARDKNCEIMVFVGNRGCIGIHTGPVQKLVERDGWYNVLDPDFNLHLKTTSIANTWVTRKPTEAGHVTAVEVFDAEGELIVTFFGKRKPGIPELELWREIVAELPREEVTA from the coding sequence ATGAACCAAGTACATACAAATGAAGCCGCAGCGGAACTGCGGGAGAACTACCGTAAGCTGATCGAAGAAAAGCCGATGCGCATCCGCAATGCCGCAGCCGCTCTCGGCGTGTCCGAAGGTCAGCTGCTCGCCAGCCGGGTGGGAGAAAATGTGATCCGTCTGAAAAGCGAAGCGCAGGCGATTCTGGAACAGATGGAGCCGCTTGGAAAAGTCATGGCGCTGACCCGTAACGAGGACTGTGTGAACGAACGGAAAGGGGTATACAAAAACTATAACTTTTCGAAACACGGCCCGATGGTGGTCGGAACCTTTGTGGGAGCTGATATTGATCTACGCCTGTTTATGAACCATTGGAATTTCTGTTTCGCTGTAACGGATCAGGTGCAGGACCGTACGATGCGCAGTCTGCAGTTTTTTGATAAGTCCGGCACGGCTGTACATAAAATCTATATGACCGATGAGTCGAACCTGGATGAATATGAAAAACTGGTTGAACGGTTTACCTCCGACGAACAGCCGTGCTGGATTGAGGTTGAAGCCTATGATCCGCCGGCCGCTCCGCCGGAAGACGGCGAAGTCGACTGGCAAAAATTCCGTGCGGCCTGGGAGGCCATGCGCGACACCCACGATTTTTTCCCGCTGCTGCGCAAATATAAGGTGGACCGCCAGCAGGCCTTCCGGAATGTGGGCGATGACATCGCCTATCCGGTCAGCAACGATGCATCGAAACGGCTGCTCGAAGCAGCTCGGGATAAAAACTGTGAGATCATGGTGTTTGTCGGCAATCGCGGCTGCATCGGCATTCATACCGGCCCGGTTCAGAAACTGGTCGAAAGGGATGGGTGGTACAATGTGCTTGATCCGGACTTCAACCTGCATCTGAAAACCACGTCGATTGCCAACACCTGGGTTACGCGAAAGCCGACCGAGGCCGGTCACGTTACGGCGGTTGAAGTGTTTGATGCCGAGGGTGAACTGATTGTTACCTTTTTCGGGAAGCGCAAACCCGGAATTCCGGAGCTCGAACTGTGGCGCGAAATTGTTGCGGAATTACCGCGCGAAGAGGTGACCGCATGA
- a CDS encoding heme/hemin ABC transporter substrate-binding protein translates to MRPFIILMLLAVASIGRAAPERLVVVGGAVNEIVYALGADDLLVGNCVSSYYPPEANRLPKVGYQRMLPAEGIISLNPDLVILTDKAGPPPVIRQLESTGVEILKLDAAETFDGVLENIRDIGAKLGKADEAAALIEKLKTEKAALDAERAEVENKPRVLFLLTHGGAPQAGGKGTTADEMITLSGAENVAVEFQGYKPLSPEELVELKPDYILTSSTGIQAPGQLKNVLAIPGVALTPAGKNKKFIEMDSLLLLGFGPRVIEAATELHRSYE, encoded by the coding sequence ATGAGGCCGTTTATTATTCTGATGCTGCTCGCCGTTGCATCCATCGGCCGCGCGGCACCGGAGCGGCTGGTGGTGGTCGGCGGAGCCGTGAATGAAATCGTCTATGCGCTGGGCGCCGATGATCTGCTCGTTGGAAACTGCGTGTCGAGTTATTACCCGCCGGAGGCTAACCGACTTCCAAAGGTTGGATACCAACGGATGCTTCCGGCAGAGGGGATTATTTCCCTTAATCCGGATCTGGTGATTCTGACGGATAAGGCGGGGCCGCCGCCGGTGATTCGGCAGTTGGAAAGCACGGGCGTGGAAATCCTTAAACTCGATGCGGCGGAAACCTTTGACGGTGTACTGGAGAATATCCGGGATATAGGAGCCAAACTGGGAAAAGCCGATGAAGCGGCTGCGCTGATTGAAAAACTGAAAACGGAAAAAGCTGCTCTCGATGCTGAACGGGCGGAAGTGGAAAACAAACCCCGTGTACTTTTTCTCCTGACGCATGGCGGAGCACCGCAGGCGGGAGGTAAAGGGACGACGGCGGATGAAATGATCACCTTGTCCGGTGCCGAAAATGTGGCCGTTGAATTTCAAGGTTATAAACCGCTTTCCCCTGAAGAGCTGGTTGAGCTGAAGCCGGATTATATTCTGACTTCGTCTACCGGTATTCAGGCTCCGGGACAGCTGAAGAATGTGCTGGCCATTCCCGGGGTAGCGTTGACGCCGGCGGGGAAGAATAAAAAATTCATTGAAATGGATTCGCTGTTGCTTCTCGGTTTCGGGCCGCGGGTGATTGAAGCGGCGACGGAACTGCATCGTTCCTATGAATAA
- a CDS encoding FecCD family ABC transporter permease, with protein MNKNGKQIRWLCILAVLLVIAVLVAVSVGAVSIPVSALLSGQLDDLQHAVLFSIRIPRMLLGVIVGSALAVSGGAMQGLFRNPLADPGLIGITSGASLAVAVMIVLIGPTAGFPGIYGLSMAAFSGAIFTCFVIMRFARASQSVSVLYMLLAGIAVNAIAGSATGFLTYISDDQQLRTLTFWTMGSLANALWPTVIVSATCVVPATILIIRNARSLNMLMLGEEDAGYLGVDCDKLKNRLVIMIALAVGAGVAVSGFIGFVGLVVPHLIRLFIGPDHRILLPASALLGAAMLLAADTVSRTVVAPAEIPVGIITSLIGGPFFLWLLIRQYAGRAS; from the coding sequence ATGAATAAAAACGGAAAGCAGATCCGCTGGCTTTGCATACTGGCTGTGCTGCTGGTCATCGCCGTTTTGGTGGCGGTGTCCGTGGGTGCGGTTTCCATTCCGGTATCCGCCTTGCTGAGTGGGCAACTGGATGATCTGCAGCATGCGGTTTTGTTTTCCATACGGATTCCACGGATGCTTCTCGGCGTCATCGTCGGATCCGCTTTGGCTGTATCCGGCGGTGCGATGCAGGGGCTGTTCCGGAACCCGCTGGCGGATCCCGGGTTGATCGGGATCACCAGCGGGGCTTCGCTCGCAGTGGCCGTCATGATTGTGCTGATCGGTCCGACCGCCGGTTTTCCGGGTATCTATGGGCTCAGCATGGCCGCTTTTTCCGGAGCCATTTTTACCTGTTTTGTGATCATGCGTTTTGCGCGGGCTTCGCAATCGGTATCGGTGCTTTACATGCTGCTGGCCGGTATTGCCGTCAATGCCATTGCCGGTTCCGCAACCGGATTTCTGACCTATATCAGTGATGATCAGCAGCTGCGCACACTCACGTTCTGGACCATGGGCAGTCTGGCCAATGCGCTGTGGCCTACCGTGATTGTTTCCGCAACCTGCGTAGTGCCGGCAACGATTCTGATCATCAGAAATGCGCGCAGCCTGAATATGCTGATGCTGGGCGAAGAAGATGCCGGCTATCTCGGCGTCGACTGCGATAAACTGAAAAACCGGCTGGTCATCATGATTGCACTGGCGGTCGGAGCGGGGGTGGCTGTCAGTGGTTTTATCGGATTTGTCGGACTGGTTGTGCCGCATCTGATCCGCCTGTTTATCGGGCCGGATCATCGCATTCTGCTTCCGGCCTCTGCTTTGCTGGGGGCCGCCATGCTGCTGGCGGCCGACACGGTTTCGCGCACGGTTGTGGCTCCGGCTGAAATTCCGGTGGGAATTATTACGAGCCTGATCGGCGGGCCGTTTTTTCTTTGGCTGCTGATCCGGCAGTATGCAGGGAGGGCGTCATGA
- a CDS encoding heme ABC transporter ATP-binding protein has protein sequence MIKAEQIHFSVGSKQILKPVNVELSGAGITVVLGPNGAGKSTLLKCLSGANRLSGGTVSIDGKTLQAYSRKALALRRAVLSQSTEIAFPFKVHEVVMMGRNPHSVRGETEADHQIVEEALRHVDASDLSDREFSTLSGGEKQRVQLARVLAQVWERKGALLMLDEPTSALDLRHQSQILGYVRRQVEQFGMTVLCILHDINLAASYADRIILMKDGEIVKHGDADAVLTSDHLSAVYDIPVSRHELAGQARFFID, from the coding sequence ATGATCAAAGCGGAACAGATTCATTTTTCTGTGGGCTCAAAACAGATTCTTAAGCCGGTCAATGTTGAACTTTCCGGGGCGGGTATAACCGTGGTGCTCGGGCCGAACGGTGCCGGAAAGTCGACCCTGCTGAAATGTCTGAGCGGGGCCAACCGGTTGAGCGGCGGAACGGTTTCCATCGATGGAAAAACGCTGCAGGCGTATTCCCGGAAAGCGTTGGCGCTGCGCCGCGCTGTGCTGTCGCAATCCACCGAAATTGCCTTTCCGTTTAAAGTGCACGAAGTGGTGATGATGGGCCGGAATCCGCATAGTGTACGGGGAGAAACCGAAGCGGATCATCAGATTGTCGAAGAGGCGCTGCGGCATGTGGATGCATCCGATTTGAGCGATCGTGAATTTTCGACCCTTTCCGGCGGCGAAAAACAGCGGGTGCAGCTGGCGCGGGTACTGGCTCAGGTCTGGGAGCGTAAAGGTGCACTCCTGATGCTGGACGAGCCAACGTCCGCACTGGATCTCCGGCACCAGAGCCAGATCCTCGGTTATGTCCGGCGGCAGGTGGAACAGTTCGGCATGACCGTGCTGTGTATTCTGCACGACATCAATCTGGCCGCGTCATATGCCGACCGTATCATTCTCATGAAAGACGGTGAGATTGTGAAACACGGTGATGCCGATGCTGTTCTGACATCGGACCATCTCAGTGCGGTTTATGATATTCCGGTGAGCCGTCACGAACTGGCCGGACAGGCCCGTTTTTTCATTGATTAA
- a CDS encoding AAA family ATPase, translating to MSKKPPVVFIAGERQHAGKTVTSLGVISALSKHFAPEDIGYFKPVGQEMTTLPNGQKIDKDVRIVKEFTGLDMPDMGILSPVRVVSGVTRDYISGTNQAEITAKFEKNIRDTMESLADKKIIIAEGTGHPGVGSVVGLSNARVANMIDAKILYLVGGGIGRTIDELEVDFSYFSHHKSKVAGVLFNKVLPKKLDQMKEVITEKALNRIFPEWSPKLSVFGHMPIVKYLNNPSMQLISKSFKNHRAIKGGKCAGAWHRACRKVKIISLDFENFSPVHALRPRDIAVLGAASHRRLKKVIDWNNAQPAEKKLGGLILTCSSDKRPDAAAEALVAESCLPTIAVMQDTAETDAMLYKCFNDTKIQLYDKMKHQKIVNLFEEHFDTEKFLRAFGI from the coding sequence ATGAGTAAAAAGCCCCCTGTCGTTTTCATTGCCGGCGAACGCCAGCACGCCGGAAAAACCGTCACGAGCCTGGGTGTCATTTCGGCTCTCAGCAAACACTTTGCCCCTGAAGATATCGGTTATTTCAAACCGGTGGGTCAGGAAATGACCACGCTGCCGAACGGACAGAAAATTGATAAGGACGTCCGCATCGTCAAGGAATTCACCGGACTGGATATGCCGGACATGGGCATTCTTTCCCCGGTGCGTGTGGTCTCCGGCGTTACCCGTGATTATATTTCCGGCACCAACCAGGCGGAGATCACGGCAAAGTTTGAGAAAAATATTCGTGATACCATGGAATCGCTGGCGGATAAAAAAATCATCATTGCCGAAGGAACCGGTCATCCCGGTGTCGGTTCGGTGGTCGGCCTGTCCAACGCACGCGTTGCAAATATGATCGATGCAAAAATCCTTTATCTGGTTGGTGGAGGCATCGGCCGAACCATAGATGAACTGGAAGTGGATTTTTCCTATTTCTCTCATCACAAAAGCAAAGTGGCCGGTGTGCTGTTCAATAAGGTCCTGCCGAAAAAGCTGGACCAGATGAAAGAGGTCATCACGGAAAAAGCGCTGAACCGCATCTTTCCGGAATGGAGCCCGAAATTGAGTGTATTCGGTCATATGCCGATTGTGAAATATCTGAACAATCCATCGATGCAGCTGATCAGCAAAAGCTTCAAAAACCACCGGGCAATCAAAGGTGGCAAATGCGCCGGAGCCTGGCACCGGGCCTGCCGGAAAGTGAAGATTATCTCATTGGATTTTGAAAACTTCAGTCCCGTCCACGCTCTGCGTCCGCGCGACATCGCCGTACTCGGCGCGGCATCCCACCGCCGCCTTAAAAAGGTAATCGACTGGAATAATGCGCAACCCGCCGAAAAAAAACTGGGAGGCCTCATCCTCACCTGCTCCAGCGATAAACGGCCCGATGCAGCTGCCGAAGCTTTGGTGGCCGAAAGCTGCCTGCCGACGATTGCCGTCATGCAGGATACCGCCGAAACCGATGCCATGCTCTATAAATGCTTCAACGACACCAAAATTCAGCTGTACGACAAAATGAAACACCAGAAGATTGTGAACCTCTTCGAAGAGCATTTTGACACCGAAAAATTCCTGCGCGCATTCGGCATTTAA
- a CDS encoding FAD-dependent oxidoreductase, producing MDLSGQIGKLFKPKERPHSPTAELSVKTGKGCAKKDFQWLQTNIPCQAACPAGTDIPGYLSAIAEGEYEKAYRINLVDNVFPAVLGRVCARPCESACRHGYDGLGDPVAICFSKRSADDFKNSEPVMLNPWFPDSGKKAAVIGAGVAGLTIARQLKLMGHAVTVYEKHEKPGGMLNQGIPEFRLPREIIDREIAQITGLGIEIQCGISIGDDITLTQLVAENDAVIMAAGTLKPNLLNLPNHDLPGIMHGLDFLLQVNEGHVPDIGKNVLVIGGGFTAMDCARTTRRLGAETAQWDLKVLYRRSKEVMRVTPGELEELDTEGIPLECHATPIAYLENNGRLSGMKFHRTGTHEEFEIPADTVLLATGQFPDHSWECEPEAFQTLEHFQKVFAVGDYASGASSLIDAIGHAKEVAEKVDEFLMGEKRMEKSVLVEPAKTTGRPIEMNRIPRNRMPMLPVAERSLHGEVETGYREKDAVSEANRCYRCHYKFEIDQDKCIKCDWCLKAKPRPECILMLKSIEHDGEGRAVSWESTDYVREMNLIWINQDECIRCGACQKACPVDAISLQKVSLCTDTNINNTGENTENS from the coding sequence ATGGATTTATCAGGACAGATCGGCAAACTCTTCAAACCCAAAGAACGCCCCCATTCCCCCACCGCTGAACTTTCAGTGAAGACGGGAAAAGGCTGCGCCAAAAAAGATTTCCAATGGCTGCAAACCAATATTCCCTGCCAGGCCGCCTGCCCGGCGGGAACCGATATTCCCGGTTATCTCTCGGCGATTGCCGAAGGCGAATATGAAAAGGCCTATCGCATCAATCTGGTCGACAATGTATTCCCCGCCGTGCTCGGCCGCGTCTGCGCCCGCCCGTGCGAATCCGCCTGCCGCCACGGCTACGACGGCCTCGGCGACCCCGTCGCCATCTGTTTTTCGAAACGCTCCGCCGACGATTTTAAGAATTCCGAGCCGGTAATGCTCAACCCGTGGTTTCCGGACTCCGGGAAAAAAGCGGCCGTCATCGGCGCCGGAGTCGCCGGTCTCACCATCGCCCGCCAGCTCAAACTTATGGGCCACGCCGTTACGGTCTATGAAAAACATGAAAAGCCCGGCGGCATGCTGAATCAGGGTATTCCCGAATTCCGCCTGCCCCGCGAAATCATCGACCGCGAAATTGCTCAGATTACCGGCCTCGGGATTGAAATCCAATGCGGCATTTCAATTGGGGACGACATAACACTGACCCAGCTTGTTGCCGAAAATGACGCCGTCATCATGGCCGCCGGAACGCTGAAACCCAACCTCCTGAACCTGCCGAACCACGACCTCCCCGGCATTATGCACGGCCTTGATTTCCTGCTGCAGGTCAATGAAGGCCACGTTCCGGACATTGGAAAAAATGTCCTCGTCATCGGCGGCGGTTTTACGGCGATGGACTGCGCGCGCACCACCCGCCGGCTTGGTGCGGAAACCGCTCAGTGGGATTTGAAGGTTTTGTATCGCCGCTCGAAAGAGGTGATGCGCGTGACGCCCGGCGAGCTTGAAGAACTCGACACCGAAGGTATTCCGCTCGAATGCCACGCCACGCCGATTGCCTATCTCGAAAATAACGGTCGGCTTTCCGGCATGAAATTTCACCGGACCGGAACCCACGAGGAATTTGAGATCCCGGCCGATACCGTCCTGCTGGCCACCGGCCAGTTTCCGGACCACAGCTGGGAATGCGAACCTGAAGCATTCCAGACTCTGGAACATTTCCAGAAGGTTTTCGCCGTGGGCGATTATGCCTCGGGAGCTTCGTCGCTGATTGATGCCATCGGCCACGCAAAAGAGGTGGCTGAAAAGGTGGATGAATTTCTGATGGGCGAAAAACGGATGGAAAAATCGGTGTTGGTGGAACCCGCGAAAACCACCGGACGGCCGATTGAAATGAACCGTATTCCGCGCAACCGCATGCCGATGCTGCCCGTCGCCGAGCGCAGCCTGCACGGCGAGGTGGAAACGGGTTACCGCGAAAAAGACGCTGTTTCCGAAGCCAACCGCTGCTACCGCTGCCACTATAAATTTGAGATTGATCAGGATAAGTGCATCAAGTGCGACTGGTGCCTGAAAGCCAAACCGCGGCCGGAATGTATTCTGATGCTCAAATCGATCGAACATGACGGCGAAGGCCGCGCGGTTTCCTGGGAATCGACCGACTATGTTCGCGAAATGAACCTGATCTGGATCAATCAGGATGAATGCATCCGTTGCGGAGCCTGCCAGAAAGCCTGCCCGGTCGACGCCATCAGCCTCCAGAAAGTTTCGCTTTGCACCGACACAAATATCAACAACACTGGGGAAAATACGGAGAACAGTTAA